A genomic segment from Candidatus Cloacimonadota bacterium encodes:
- a CDS encoding 30S ribosomal protein S12, with protein MPTISQLIRKGRQKQKKAKKNKALQGCPQKRGVCTRVYTTTPKKPNSALRKVARVRLSNGIEVTSYIPGEGHNLQEHSIVLIRGGRVKDLPGVRYHVIRGTLDASGVDNRKKSRSKYGTKKTKKLG; from the coding sequence GTGCCTACAATTTCTCAACTTATAAGAAAGGGCAGGCAGAAGCAGAAAAAAGCCAAAAAGAATAAGGCTTTGCAGGGTTGTCCTCAAAAGAGAGGTGTGTGTACCCGCGTGTATACGACCACTCCCAAAAAACCCAACTCAGCACTGCGAAAAGTTGCCCGTGTGCGTCTTTCTAATGGGATTGAAGTAACAAGTTATATCCCAGGTGAAGGGCACAATCTTCAGGAACACTCCATCGTCCTCATCAGAGGGGGTCGTGTAAAAGATTTACCTGGTGTACGTTATCATGTTATCCGAGGTACTTTGGATGCAAGCGGAGTGGATAACCGAAAGAAGAGTCGTTCCAAATACGGAACAAAGAAAACCAAGAAATTAGGATAG
- the rpsG gene encoding 30S ribosomal protein S7 gives MSRRKKAQKRQILPDPKYDDIVVAKFINQMMVRGKKSLAERKFYHALEIIQKKTQEDPIKVFKQALENVKPKVEVKTRRIGGANYQVPMEVSKERQQALAFRWIVNFARKRHEKTIDEKLAGELIAAYNNEGSSIKKREEVWRMAEANKAFAHFRI, from the coding sequence ATGTCTAGAAGAAAGAAAGCTCAAAAAAGGCAAATACTTCCCGATCCAAAATATGACGATATCGTCGTTGCGAAATTCATTAATCAGATGATGGTACGCGGAAAGAAGAGTCTTGCAGAACGTAAATTCTATCACGCTCTGGAGATCATACAGAAAAAGACACAGGAAGATCCCATCAAGGTTTTCAAACAAGCGCTTGAGAATGTAAAACCCAAGGTCGAAGTGAAAACCCGCAGGATCGGTGGTGCAAACTACCAGGTGCCAATGGAAGTCAGCAAAGAAAGACAGCAAGCTCTTGCTTTCAGATGGATTGTTAATTTTGCTCGTAAACGCCATGAGAAGACAATCGACGAGAAATTAGCCGGTGAACTTATCGCTGCATATAACAATGAAGGTTCATCGATTAAAAAACGCGAAGAAGTCTGGAGAATGGCAGAGGCAAACAAAGCATTTGCACACTTTAGAATTTAA